From the Xyrauchen texanus isolate HMW12.3.18 chromosome 37, RBS_HiC_50CHRs, whole genome shotgun sequence genome, one window contains:
- the LOC127630541 gene encoding histidine-rich glycoprotein-like — MRHTHTTEQHRAQMRHTHTHTKEQHRAQVRHTHTHHRATQSPDETHTHHRATQSPGEKHTHTHHRATQSPGETHTHTHTTEQHRAQVRHTHTTEQHRAQVRHTHTHHRATQSPGETHKHTHTTEQHRAQVRNTHTHHRATQSPGETHTHTHTTEQHRAQVRHTHTHTHTHTHHRATQSPGETHKHTHTTEQHRAQVRNTHTHHRATQSPGETHTHTHTTEQHRAQVRHTHTTEQHRAQVRHTHTHTTDQHRAQVRHTHTTEQHRAQVRNTHTHTHHRATQSPGEIHKHTHHRATQSPGEKHTHTPQSNTKPR, encoded by the exons atgagacacacacacaccacagagcaacacagagcccagatgagacacacacacacacacaccaaagagcaacacagagcccaggtgagacacacacacacacaccacagagcaacacagagcccagatgagacacacacacaccacagagcaacacagagcccaggtgagaaacacacacacacacaccacagagcaacacagagcccaggtgagacacacacacacacacacaccacagagcaacacagagcccaggtgagacacacacacaccacagagcaacacagagcccaggtgagacacacacacacacaccacagagcaacacagagcccaggtgagacacacaaacacacacacaccacagagcaacacagagcccaggtgagaaacacacacacacaccacagagcaacacagagcccaggtgagacacacacacacacacacaccacagagcaacacagagcccaggtgagacacacacacacacacacacacacacacacacaccacagagcaacacagagcccag gtgagacacacaaacacacacacaccacagagcaacacagagcccaggtgagaaacacacacacacaccacagagcaacacagagcccag gtgagacacacacacacacacacaccacagagcaacacagagcccaggtgagacacacacacaccacagagcaacacagagcccag gtgagacacacacacacacacaccacagaccaacacagagcccaggtgagacacacacacaccacagagcaacacagagcccaggtgagaaacacacacacacacacacaccacagagcaacacagagcccaggtgagatacacaaacacacacaccacagagcaacacagagcccaggtgagaaacacacacacacaccacagagcaacacaaagcccaggtga